The following are encoded in a window of Magnolia sinica isolate HGM2019 chromosome 11, MsV1, whole genome shotgun sequence genomic DNA:
- the LOC131218106 gene encoding uncharacterized protein LOC131218106, with protein MIEEVDEENLGDESSTSSFEGTTAAEYEDDEDDKNGEDKDDDFKEGEVNIDGEEDVAAENDDKEHPPIDSETLPIVNIPAKSLAIIEEEEEPLYYGEYGYSPGTHVVNARTGDTPPMNPPTTAPVISQRVPLVPLVAPKVVAHEIIFPVETTNLPTPTTRDSSTEARAPSFADMLGAGPSTV; from the exons ATGATTGAAGAAGTAGATGAAGAAAACTTAGGGGATGAAAGTTCAACTTCTTCATTTGAGGGTACTACTGCTGCTGAATACGAAGATGATGAGGACGACAAAAATGGTGAAGATAAAGATGATGATTTCAAAGAAGGAGAAGTTAATATAGATGGAGAGGAGGATGTTGCTGCGGAAAATGATGACAAAGAACACCCTCCGATAGATTCTGAAACTCTTCCTATTGTTAATATTCCTGCGAAGTCTCTTGCGataatagaggaggaagaagaaccttTATATTATGGGGAGTATGGATATTCACCAG GTACTCATGTTGTTAATGCTAGGACGGGAGATACTCCTCCCATGAATCCTCCTACAACTGCACCGGTAATTTCACAGAGGGTTCCTCTGGTTCCTTTGGTAGCGCCAAAAGTAGTGGCTCATGAAATTATCTTCCCAGTAGAGACCACTAATTTGCCCACCCCAACTACTAGAGATTCGAGTACAGAGGCCAGAGCACCTTCTTTTGCTGACATGTTAGGGGCTGGTCCTTCTACAGTTTAA